A part of Myxococcus landrumus genomic DNA contains:
- a CDS encoding J domain-containing protein, with product MSAPNTIVGLGARTDHIATVPNVDPARLQLTPEESAVLSLVGRVERIELVLSRSTLGEARTIAVLLSLRAKGAIVPARVVPRNQPAPAVDAALAEEVDLEPERKKEIIDLERALDGMDHFAVLGLRPGAPAAEAKQAYYNASRRFHPDRYFGKNLGSFRARMERIFRRLTDAHNVLTQQDKREAYLKAHPALGQSSTPAPVAPAASPAPASAASYPAMELTPLTPVPRSLTRPTPVSAPPPPTPAPVNDAESEARRAERQARLARHPYMARNVKLSELVARGKAAVARGDWERAYQDFHQVQTLDPKNREVATLLLEARKKHDEQRAAVEVSRGRELEQHGDDVAALAAFRLAYSLDGANAEAAYRAAKQGLQQGQDVGEIRALAQRAVDLQGARIEHHLLLGRILMDAGSKKLAKRVFEDAAKLEPDNAEAKAALKKLRWTF from the coding sequence GTGAGCGCGCCAAACACGATTGTCGGCCTGGGGGCTCGGACAGACCACATCGCCACAGTGCCCAACGTGGACCCCGCTCGCCTCCAGCTCACGCCGGAGGAGAGCGCGGTGCTGTCACTCGTCGGGCGCGTGGAGCGTATCGAGCTGGTGCTGTCACGTTCCACCCTGGGTGAGGCCCGCACCATCGCGGTGCTGCTGTCGCTGCGCGCGAAGGGCGCCATCGTCCCCGCGCGCGTGGTGCCCAGGAACCAGCCCGCTCCCGCGGTCGACGCGGCCCTGGCCGAGGAAGTGGACCTGGAGCCGGAGCGGAAGAAGGAGATCATCGACCTGGAGCGGGCCTTGGACGGGATGGATCACTTCGCCGTCCTGGGGCTGCGACCCGGTGCGCCCGCGGCCGAGGCGAAGCAGGCGTACTACAACGCATCGCGCCGCTTTCACCCGGACCGCTACTTCGGAAAGAACCTGGGCAGCTTCCGCGCGCGCATGGAGCGCATCTTCCGGAGGCTGACCGACGCGCACAACGTCCTCACGCAGCAGGACAAGCGCGAGGCGTACCTCAAGGCCCACCCGGCGCTCGGGCAGTCCTCCACGCCCGCGCCCGTTGCCCCCGCAGCTTCGCCCGCCCCGGCCTCCGCCGCGTCGTACCCCGCAATGGAGCTGACGCCGCTCACCCCCGTGCCGCGCTCGTTGACGCGTCCCACGCCGGTCTCCGCGCCGCCTCCTCCCACGCCCGCACCGGTGAACGACGCGGAGTCGGAGGCCCGGCGCGCGGAGCGTCAGGCCCGGCTTGCTCGCCATCCGTACATGGCGCGCAACGTGAAGCTCTCGGAGCTGGTGGCGCGGGGCAAGGCGGCGGTGGCTCGGGGGGACTGGGAGCGGGCGTACCAGGACTTCCACCAGGTGCAGACGCTGGACCCGAAGAACCGCGAGGTGGCGACGCTGCTCCTCGAGGCCCGCAAGAAGCATGACGAGCAGCGCGCGGCCGTCGAGGTGTCTCGAGGGCGTGAGCTGGAGCAGCACGGCGACGACGTGGCGGCGCTGGCGGCGTTCCGGCTGGCGTACTCGCTGGATGGGGCCAACGCGGAGGCCGCGTATCGCGCGGCGAAGCAGGGGCTTCAGCAGGGCCAGGACGTGGGTGAAATTCGCGCGCTGGCGCAGAGGGCCGTGGACCTTCAGGGTGCTCGGATTGAGCACCATCTGTTGTTGGGGCGGATTCTCATGGATGCCGGGTCCAAGAAGCTGGCCAAGCGAGTGTTCGAAGATGCTGCGAAGTTGGAGCCGGACAACGCCGAGGCCAAGGCGGCGCTCAAGAAGCTGCGCTGGACGTTCTAG
- a CDS encoding aspartate aminotransferase family protein, whose translation MTPLPQPVPAIATPASNDTLIQKAKSHLLQNYKQQPIVLVKGRGTRVWDADGREYLDLIGGVATCALGHCHPEVVAAAHAQLDSLWHVSNAFYSQPQIDLAAKLSEWSGLPRAFFCNSGAEANEALLKLARKVMKDRGMPERFEVITFERSFHGRTLATVTATGQPKYHAGFEPLPAGFQHVPYGDLDAVRAAVKPTTAAILVEPIQGEGGVRLAPPGFLKGLRALCDEKGLLLLVDEIQTGMGRTGIPFGFMRDGILPDAISMAKALGNGLPIGAMLCRDEVGASMSPGSHGSTFGGNLVAAAAANAVLDVIRRPGFLEDVTAKGAWFLGRLREIQGRLPAGRVVEIRGQGLLVGLEMDREAPQVLAKLREGGVLGNAAGDRTVRFAPPFTITREEMDESLAIIERVLAAL comes from the coding sequence GTGACCCCCTTGCCGCAGCCCGTACCCGCCATCGCCACCCCGGCCTCCAACGACACGCTCATCCAGAAGGCCAAGAGCCACCTGCTGCAGAACTACAAGCAGCAGCCCATCGTCCTGGTCAAAGGGCGAGGGACTCGTGTCTGGGACGCGGACGGGCGCGAGTATCTGGACCTCATCGGCGGCGTGGCGACGTGTGCGCTGGGCCACTGTCATCCGGAGGTGGTGGCGGCGGCGCACGCGCAGCTCGACTCGCTGTGGCACGTCTCCAATGCGTTCTACTCGCAGCCGCAGATCGACCTGGCGGCGAAGCTGTCCGAGTGGAGCGGGCTGCCGCGCGCCTTCTTCTGCAACTCCGGCGCGGAGGCCAACGAGGCGCTCCTGAAGCTGGCCCGCAAGGTGATGAAGGACCGCGGGATGCCGGAGCGCTTCGAGGTCATCACCTTCGAGCGCAGCTTCCACGGCCGCACCCTGGCCACCGTCACGGCGACGGGACAGCCGAAGTACCACGCGGGCTTCGAGCCGCTGCCCGCGGGCTTCCAGCACGTGCCCTACGGCGACCTGGACGCGGTTCGCGCCGCGGTGAAGCCCACCACGGCCGCCATCCTCGTCGAGCCCATCCAGGGCGAGGGTGGGGTGCGACTGGCTCCGCCGGGGTTCCTCAAGGGCCTGCGCGCGCTGTGCGACGAGAAGGGCCTGCTCCTGCTGGTGGATGAGATCCAGACCGGCATGGGCCGCACGGGCATCCCCTTCGGCTTCATGCGCGACGGCATCCTCCCGGACGCCATCAGCATGGCCAAGGCGCTGGGCAATGGCCTGCCGATTGGCGCCATGCTGTGCCGCGACGAGGTGGGTGCGAGCATGTCTCCGGGCAGCCACGGCTCCACGTTCGGTGGAAACCTGGTGGCCGCGGCTGCCGCGAACGCCGTCCTGGACGTGATTCGTCGGCCGGGATTCCTGGAGGACGTGACGGCCAAGGGGGCCTGGTTCCTGGGCCGCCTCAGGGAAATCCAGGGGCGACTGCCCGCCGGCCGGGTCGTGGAGATTCGTGGCCAGGGGCTGCTCGTGGGCCTGGAAATGGACCGGGAGGCGCCCCAGGTGCTCGCGAAGCTGCGCGAGGGTGGGGTGCTGGGCAACGCCGCCGGAGACCGGACGGTCCGTTTCGCCCCACCGTTCACCATCACCCGCGAGGAGATGGACGAGAGCCTGGCCATCATCGAGCGGGTCCTCGCCGCCCTCTAG
- the hslU gene encoding ATP-dependent protease ATPase subunit HslU has protein sequence MAETRKTSTFTPREVVGELDRYIVGQNAAKRAVAIALRNRWRRQQVSDDLRDEIHPKNIIMIGPTGVGKTEIARRLAKLAQAPFVKVEASKFTEVGYVGRDVESMIRDLIEAAISLVRDEETEKVRPRAEEMAEDRLMELLSGNGAPRTPSSPPPFGFSPPPPPAPQRLGDSERDKLRAQLRAGTLDDQYVEVEMSDSAPTFMRGFSGQGMEEIGVNLQDLFKNMPGMNKTRRRRVRVPEALQLLRQEEAQKLVDPDRVQREAVARAESSGIVFIDEIDKIASREGGKGGGGTDISREGVQRDILPIVEGSTVNTKYGMVKTDHMLFIAAGAFHVSKPSDLIPELQGRFPIRVELEPLSGDDLIRILREPKNSLLRQYTALLNTEGVRLSFTDDAVTELARIAQQANERTQNIGARRLHTVLERLLDEVSFSASELGPRDFQVDGNYVRERLGAIIQDEDLSRYIL, from the coding sequence TTGGCTGAGACGCGAAAGACCTCCACCTTCACGCCCCGCGAGGTGGTGGGAGAGCTGGACCGCTACATCGTCGGTCAGAACGCCGCGAAGCGCGCGGTGGCCATCGCGCTGCGCAACCGGTGGCGCCGTCAGCAGGTCTCCGACGACCTGCGCGACGAAATCCATCCGAAGAACATCATCATGATTGGCCCCACCGGCGTGGGGAAGACGGAGATTGCCCGCCGGCTGGCGAAGCTGGCCCAGGCGCCCTTCGTCAAGGTGGAGGCCTCCAAGTTCACCGAGGTCGGCTACGTGGGGCGCGACGTGGAGTCGATGATTCGCGACCTCATCGAAGCCGCCATCTCGCTGGTGCGCGACGAGGAGACGGAGAAGGTCCGTCCTCGCGCCGAGGAGATGGCCGAGGACCGGCTGATGGAGTTGCTCTCGGGCAACGGCGCTCCGCGCACGCCGTCCTCGCCGCCGCCATTCGGATTCTCTCCACCGCCGCCTCCCGCGCCTCAGCGCCTGGGGGACTCCGAGCGAGACAAGCTGCGCGCCCAGCTTCGCGCGGGCACGCTGGATGACCAGTACGTCGAGGTGGAGATGAGCGACAGCGCGCCCACCTTCATGCGCGGCTTCTCGGGGCAGGGGATGGAGGAGATTGGCGTCAACCTCCAGGACCTCTTCAAGAACATGCCGGGCATGAACAAGACGCGCCGCCGCCGCGTGCGCGTGCCCGAGGCGCTCCAGCTCCTGCGTCAGGAAGAAGCCCAGAAGCTGGTGGACCCGGACCGCGTCCAGCGCGAGGCCGTGGCTCGCGCCGAGTCGAGCGGCATCGTGTTCATCGACGAAATCGACAAGATTGCCAGCCGCGAGGGCGGCAAGGGCGGCGGGGGCACGGACATCTCGCGCGAGGGCGTGCAGCGCGACATCCTCCCCATCGTCGAGGGCTCCACCGTCAACACCAAGTACGGCATGGTGAAGACGGACCACATGCTCTTCATCGCGGCGGGCGCCTTCCACGTCTCCAAGCCCAGCGACCTCATCCCGGAGCTCCAGGGCCGCTTCCCCATCCGCGTGGAGCTGGAGCCGCTCTCCGGCGACGACCTCATCCGCATCCTGCGAGAGCCGAAGAACTCCCTCCTGCGGCAGTACACCGCGCTCCTCAACACCGAGGGCGTGCGGCTGTCCTTCACGGACGATGCGGTGACGGAGCTGGCGCGCATCGCCCAGCAGGCGAACGAGCGCACGCAGAACATCGGCGCTCGCCGCCTGCACACCGTCCTGGAGCGCCTGCTCGACGAGGTGTCCTTCTCCGCCAGTGAGCTGGGGCCTCGGGACTTTCAGGTGGACGGCAATTATGTGCGCGAGCGCCTGGGCGCCATCATCCAGGACGAGGACCTGTCGCGCTACATCCTGTAG
- the hslV gene encoding ATP-dependent protease subunit HslV yields the protein MFHGTTILCVRRDGKVAIASDGQVSLEKTVMKNTAKKVRKLGEGQVLAGFAGSTADAFTLFERFEGKLKEHQKNMARACVELGKDWRTDRFLRRLEALLIVADREKTFILSGAGDVIEPDYGIAAVGSGGPYAFAAARALMAHTQMSARDVAHQSLTIAGEIDIYTNSNISLEEL from the coding sequence ATGTTCCACGGCACCACCATTCTCTGTGTGCGGCGCGACGGGAAGGTCGCCATCGCGAGCGACGGCCAGGTCTCCCTCGAAAAGACGGTGATGAAGAACACGGCGAAGAAGGTCCGCAAGCTGGGGGAGGGGCAGGTCCTCGCCGGCTTCGCGGGCAGCACCGCAGATGCCTTCACCTTGTTCGAGCGCTTCGAGGGCAAGCTCAAGGAGCACCAGAAGAACATGGCGCGCGCGTGCGTCGAGCTGGGCAAGGACTGGCGGACCGACCGCTTCCTGCGGCGCCTGGAGGCCCTGCTCATCGTCGCGGACCGGGAGAAGACCTTCATCCTCTCCGGCGCTGGTGACGTGATTGAGCCGGACTACGGCATCGCCGCGGTGGGCAGCGGAGGTCCGTACGCGTTCGCCGCCGCGCGGGCCCTGATGGCGCACACCCAGATGTCCGCCCGCGACGTGGCGCACCAGTCGCTCACCATCGCTGGTGAAATCGACATCTACACCAACTCCAACATCTCTCTCGAAGAGCTCTAG
- a CDS encoding tyrosine recombinase XerC, producing MTNLSPLLEKFRVHLEDEKGSSPHTVRNYLIDLVDFERYLTERMKLSLLAGTHAAIRGYLGTLSVDHAPASRARRLASIKSFYKYLVRQKLLSASPAKLVKSPKLPKALPKVLPVEEVFALLDVHDLKSVLGLRDKAILELLYGGGLRISELCSLDLLDVDRSGRIIRVMGKGSKERLVPVNAQAIRSLEAYLARRGELLAEPHPTQTPEAIFLNFRGGRLTPRSIRRHLDAHVLKCALARKVSPHALRHSFATHLLGGGADIRSIQELLGHSSLSTTQRYTHVTWEQLQQVYDAAHPRA from the coding sequence ATGACGAACCTGTCGCCGCTCTTGGAGAAGTTCCGAGTCCACCTCGAGGACGAGAAGGGTTCGTCACCGCACACGGTGCGCAACTACCTCATCGACCTGGTGGACTTCGAGCGCTACCTCACCGAGCGGATGAAGCTGTCGCTGCTGGCCGGCACCCACGCCGCGATTCGCGGCTACCTGGGCACGCTCAGCGTGGACCATGCCCCCGCGAGCCGGGCCCGGCGACTTGCGTCCATCAAGTCCTTCTACAAGTACCTGGTGCGGCAGAAGCTGCTCTCCGCCAGTCCCGCGAAGCTGGTGAAGAGCCCGAAGCTTCCCAAGGCGCTGCCCAAGGTCCTGCCCGTGGAGGAGGTGTTCGCGCTCCTGGACGTGCATGACCTGAAGTCGGTGCTGGGCCTCCGGGACAAGGCCATCCTGGAGCTGCTCTACGGCGGCGGGCTGCGCATCAGCGAGCTGTGCTCACTCGACCTGCTCGACGTGGACCGGAGCGGGCGCATCATTCGCGTCATGGGCAAGGGCAGCAAGGAGCGGCTCGTGCCCGTCAACGCGCAGGCCATCCGCTCGCTCGAGGCGTACCTGGCCCGTCGGGGAGAGCTCCTCGCGGAGCCCCATCCCACGCAGACGCCAGAAGCCATCTTCCTCAACTTCCGGGGCGGACGGCTCACGCCCCGCAGCATCCGCCGCCACCTGGACGCGCACGTGCTGAAGTGCGCGCTGGCGCGCAAGGTGAGTCCGCACGCGTTGCGCCACTCCTTCGCCACGCATCTCTTGGGCGGCGGCGCGGATATCCGCAGCATCCAGGAGCTGCTGGGCCACTCGAGCCTGTCCACCACGCAGCGCTATACCCACGTCACCTGGGAGCAGCTCCAGCAGGTCTACGACGCCGCGCATCCCCGGGCGTGA
- a CDS encoding kinesin — translation MTSTPLVYRRYGGSLQVDIPTFDVLVEAARIPETQWIATACPLEGLSCDPAFLAFMDSDGNGRVRVAEVRAAVAWAAKLLKDRRGADAGSDVLELASLSTDAAHLRGAAEMILRTLGAQDLGRISLAQVRESDKALRQSGQNGDGIVAPALLPESLRPLAKDVMASFPEVKNRSGEAGVDAAMLKRFREEREALLKHLDARGAVFVWGEDSEARARRIREVASLLDTYFLQCRLVAAQPEAAASLRLRAERVEGALGDAAALGKAVGDLPIAAPEASGVLEWSRLLRGPAYEQLQAFRRDVAGPVTGDLERLSDASWRDLVAKADAVLAWFAQRDANPLHKLVGSLASVSLADLDAMDAACKADLALAPTLAAIVEVERLVLYQRWLLVFANNFISMPNLYLPKAPALMEKGTLILGGRKYTLSVLVKNRAEHTSLTSQGTTCVLYVQVAPKDGTPGYEVAVPVTRGRSTDLVVGKRGVFYNVDGVEHDATVTHVIRQPVSLWESMTMPFTRIASFVTSKVEGMATAGEKTFDDALEKGYTHAATAKPPAPAAPAANAPAQAAPGGLAGVLAAGSIAAAALGSSFAFIVSQVKSLSMADVITAASIIAIVVMAPAGLMGWLKLRRRNLALLLEGSGWALNDRLMLTRGLSTLVTRRPRLPQGARVDHRDMVRPALLAQMEDDGETEGLSGWARLGLGVLIAFVLLWQVRNPILLWMCEKAWLSEATCVALLPSHAPSTPAVPPAAATAAPAQAE, via the coding sequence ATGACTTCGACTCCGCTCGTCTATCGCCGCTATGGCGGCTCGCTCCAGGTCGACATCCCCACCTTCGACGTGCTCGTGGAGGCCGCGCGCATCCCCGAGACTCAGTGGATTGCCACGGCCTGTCCTCTGGAAGGGTTGAGCTGCGACCCGGCCTTCCTCGCCTTCATGGACTCGGATGGCAATGGGCGCGTCCGCGTGGCGGAGGTTCGCGCCGCCGTGGCCTGGGCGGCAAAGCTGCTGAAGGACCGGCGCGGCGCCGATGCGGGCAGTGACGTGCTGGAGCTGGCTTCGCTGTCCACCGATGCGGCACACCTGCGCGGCGCGGCGGAGATGATTCTGCGCACGTTGGGCGCGCAGGACCTGGGGCGCATCTCGCTGGCGCAGGTTCGCGAGAGCGACAAGGCGCTGCGCCAGTCAGGGCAGAACGGGGACGGAATCGTTGCCCCCGCGCTGCTGCCGGAGTCGTTGCGCCCGCTCGCGAAGGACGTCATGGCGAGCTTCCCCGAGGTGAAGAACCGCTCGGGCGAGGCGGGCGTCGACGCGGCGATGCTGAAGCGCTTCCGCGAGGAGCGCGAGGCGCTGCTCAAGCACCTGGACGCGCGTGGCGCCGTCTTTGTCTGGGGTGAGGACAGCGAGGCGCGAGCGCGGCGCATCCGCGAAGTGGCGTCCCTGCTGGACACGTACTTCCTCCAGTGCCGCCTGGTGGCCGCGCAGCCGGAAGCCGCGGCGAGCCTGCGGCTGCGGGCCGAGCGCGTCGAAGGTGCGTTGGGAGACGCGGCGGCGCTGGGCAAGGCCGTGGGCGACTTGCCCATCGCGGCGCCCGAGGCCTCCGGTGTTCTCGAGTGGTCCCGGCTCCTGCGCGGTCCCGCGTACGAGCAATTGCAGGCGTTCCGCCGCGACGTGGCCGGCCCGGTGACGGGCGACCTGGAGCGACTGTCGGACGCGTCGTGGAGGGACCTGGTGGCGAAGGCCGACGCGGTGCTCGCGTGGTTCGCGCAGCGCGACGCGAATCCGCTGCACAAGCTGGTGGGCTCACTGGCCTCGGTGTCGCTCGCGGACTTGGATGCGATGGACGCCGCGTGCAAGGCGGACCTCGCGCTGGCGCCCACGTTGGCCGCCATCGTCGAGGTGGAGCGGTTGGTGCTCTACCAGCGCTGGCTGCTGGTCTTCGCCAACAACTTCATCAGCATGCCCAACCTGTACCTCCCCAAGGCGCCCGCGCTGATGGAGAAGGGGACGCTCATCCTGGGCGGCCGCAAGTACACGTTGTCGGTGCTGGTGAAGAACCGCGCCGAGCACACCTCGCTGACGAGCCAGGGCACCACGTGTGTCCTCTACGTGCAGGTCGCGCCGAAGGACGGCACGCCGGGCTACGAGGTGGCGGTGCCCGTGACGCGTGGCCGGAGCACGGACCTGGTCGTGGGCAAGCGAGGCGTCTTCTACAACGTGGACGGCGTGGAGCACGACGCCACCGTGACGCATGTCATCCGCCAGCCCGTGTCGCTGTGGGAGTCGATGACCATGCCCTTCACGCGCATCGCCTCGTTCGTCACCAGCAAGGTGGAGGGCATGGCGACCGCGGGTGAGAAGACCTTCGACGATGCGTTGGAGAAGGGTTACACGCACGCGGCGACGGCCAAGCCCCCGGCGCCGGCGGCTCCCGCGGCGAATGCTCCGGCCCAGGCGGCACCGGGCGGTCTCGCGGGAGTGCTCGCCGCGGGCAGCATCGCGGCCGCGGCGCTGGGTTCGTCCTTCGCCTTCATCGTCTCGCAGGTGAAGTCGCTGTCGATGGCGGATGTCATCACCGCCGCGTCCATCATCGCCATCGTGGTGATGGCGCCCGCCGGGTTGATGGGCTGGCTGAAGCTGCGCAGGCGCAACCTGGCGCTGTTGCTGGAGGGCTCGGGCTGGGCGCTCAATGACCGGCTGATGCTCACGCGGGGACTCTCCACCCTGGTGACGCGTCGCCCGCGGCTCCCGCAGGGCGCACGTGTGGACCACCGCGACATGGTCCGCCCCGCGCTGCTCGCGCAGATGGAGGACGACGGCGAGACGGAGGGCCTGTCCGGCTGGGCGCGCCTGGGACTGGGTGTCCTCATCGCGTTCGTCCTGCTCTGGCAGGTGCGAAATCCCATCCTCCTGTGGATGTGCGAGAAGGCCTGGCTGTCCGAGGCCACGTGTGTCGCGCTGCTTCCCTCGCACGCGCCCAGCACGCCGGCCGTTCCACCCGCCGCGGCCACGGCCGCACCGGCTCAAGCGGAGTAG
- a CDS encoding TolB family protein: MMRPRLGRLLGAGLMASLVWAGAGCKKGGEAEAGGSAPPSSAPSAARPPSSPPASSSSGRGAPTGAGQGLLLEAGRAADLRVTADGRFATYLMNGQKPRLDGVPPQMLLGALHVVAVDGGEPRVLGESVTNVPGGLLFTADSKHALFLTGYNPASQSGSLNVAVLDDAKADPVVLGTAVSYMLPSPDGTKLAFVDGGKLKLGPLPSGPFVDVAAEVSTAQFTADGKSLLLKRRLSAAGGLAVVSVDKPEDAPRKLADQVGDYAVSPDGSHVAFQVRSESVRGLYDLYLTDLSTQKPKRLAVASQAFGFSPDGKWLARSENGKPDVPGDLYVGPASGGPGRKVGERVEIFSFSPDSQAVGFLDKYDVTARAGLMAVASLPDGAPKRVGDRVPNFVWGSDARYVAFLSRFLKPEYSVDLMLYPLGAEKAEKVHRGVFGYGFMPGNGQVVFRSNCIRNGRACDFKALELPQKADPQMWLQGIFSYKLSADGKRVLATYARMDSDTYDIAAYDAKTQQRKLLDQGVQVPVHFGGKDEARAVYIIAQGAKAGVYSVSAMP; encoded by the coding sequence ATGATGCGGCCGAGGCTGGGACGACTTCTGGGCGCGGGCCTGATGGCCTCGCTCGTGTGGGCGGGCGCGGGATGCAAGAAGGGTGGAGAAGCGGAGGCGGGCGGCAGCGCGCCTCCGTCGTCGGCTCCGAGTGCAGCGCGCCCCCCAAGCAGTCCTCCCGCGTCGAGCTCGTCGGGACGCGGCGCTCCCACGGGAGCGGGGCAGGGGCTGTTGCTGGAGGCGGGCCGGGCCGCGGACCTGCGCGTCACCGCGGACGGGCGCTTCGCCACGTACTTGATGAACGGGCAGAAGCCTCGGCTCGATGGTGTGCCTCCGCAGATGTTGCTGGGCGCGCTGCATGTGGTGGCGGTGGACGGGGGGGAGCCTCGCGTCCTGGGCGAGAGCGTGACGAACGTGCCGGGCGGGCTGCTCTTCACGGCGGACTCGAAGCACGCGCTGTTCCTCACGGGCTACAACCCGGCTTCGCAGTCGGGCTCGCTCAACGTGGCCGTGCTGGACGACGCGAAGGCGGACCCCGTGGTGCTGGGCACGGCCGTCAGCTACATGCTGCCGTCTCCGGATGGCACGAAGCTCGCCTTCGTGGACGGCGGCAAGTTGAAGCTCGGGCCACTGCCCTCGGGCCCCTTCGTGGACGTGGCCGCCGAGGTGAGCACCGCGCAGTTCACCGCCGACGGGAAGTCGCTGCTGCTCAAGCGCCGGCTGTCCGCCGCGGGTGGGTTGGCCGTGGTGTCGGTGGACAAGCCAGAGGATGCCCCGCGAAAGCTGGCGGACCAGGTGGGCGACTACGCCGTGTCGCCGGACGGCAGCCACGTGGCCTTCCAGGTCCGCAGCGAGTCGGTGCGTGGGCTCTATGACTTGTACCTGACGGACCTGTCGACGCAGAAGCCGAAGCGCCTGGCCGTGGCGTCGCAGGCGTTTGGATTCTCTCCGGATGGCAAGTGGCTGGCGCGCTCGGAGAACGGCAAGCCGGACGTCCCGGGGGACTTGTACGTCGGGCCCGCCAGCGGTGGGCCGGGCCGGAAGGTGGGCGAGCGAGTGGAGATCTTCTCGTTCTCTCCCGACTCGCAGGCGGTGGGCTTCCTGGACAAGTACGACGTGACGGCGCGCGCCGGGTTGATGGCGGTGGCCTCGCTGCCGGACGGAGCGCCGAAGCGGGTGGGGGACCGGGTGCCCAACTTCGTGTGGGGCTCGGATGCGCGCTACGTGGCGTTCCTCTCGCGCTTCCTCAAGCCCGAGTACTCCGTGGACCTGATGCTCTATCCGCTGGGCGCGGAGAAGGCGGAGAAGGTCCACCGGGGCGTGTTCGGCTACGGCTTCATGCCGGGCAACGGACAGGTGGTGTTCCGCTCGAACTGCATCCGCAATGGGCGCGCGTGTGACTTCAAGGCGCTGGAGCTGCCCCAGAAGGCGGACCCGCAGATGTGGCTCCAGGGCATCTTCAGCTACAAGCTGTCCGCCGATGGAAAGCGCGTGCTGGCGACGTACGCGCGGATGGACTCGGACACGTACGACATCGCGGCCTACGACGCGAAGACCCAGCAGCGGAAGCTCCTGGACCAGGGTGTCCAGGTGCCCGTGCACTTCGGCGGCAAGGACGAAGCGCGCGCCGTGTACATCATCGCCCAGGGCGCGAAGGCGGGCGTCTACAGCGTGTCCGCCATGCCGTAG
- the trmFO gene encoding methylenetetrahydrofolate--tRNA-(uracil(54)-C(5))-methyltransferase (FADH(2)-oxidizing) TrmFO, whose protein sequence is MADVKQQRVTVIGGGLAGTECAYQLARRGVPVVLREMKPHKRSPAHKSDSLAELVCSNSLRSDNPESAVGLLHAELRALGSLILRSADEHRVPAGDALAVEREGFSSAITRALLSQAGVELVAGEVDTLPAEGPVVVATGPLTSDALTRELERHVGQKLYFYDSIAPILSGDSVDMSVAFRQSRYGKGGGDDYLNLPMNRDEYYRFIAEVKAGQKVVPHSFEEPKYFEGCLPIEVMAERGDDTLAYGPMKPVGLRDPRTGKEPHAVVQLRMEDRAGTSWNMVGFQTRLTWGEQKRIFTTCIPGLQGAEFLRMGQIHRNTFIDSPRLLSSDLSLKSEPRLYFAGQISGVEGYVESAACGYLVALALHAKLSGTEWVPPPATTALGALFRHVTGEAHPPDYPHQPSNIIFGLFPPLTGRMKKADKRAAYSARGKQDLAAWLPHAGVPASGAPEHEEQGNA, encoded by the coding sequence ATGGCCGACGTGAAGCAGCAGCGGGTGACGGTGATTGGTGGGGGCCTGGCGGGTACGGAGTGCGCATACCAACTCGCCCGCCGGGGCGTGCCGGTGGTGCTGCGCGAGATGAAGCCCCACAAGCGTTCCCCGGCCCACAAGTCGGATTCGCTCGCGGAGCTGGTGTGCAGCAATTCACTGCGCTCGGACAACCCGGAGAGCGCGGTGGGCCTGCTGCACGCGGAGCTGCGCGCCCTGGGCTCGCTGATTCTGCGCAGCGCGGATGAACACCGCGTCCCCGCAGGCGACGCCCTGGCGGTGGAGCGCGAGGGCTTCTCCAGCGCGATTACGCGCGCGCTCTTGAGTCAGGCCGGCGTGGAGCTGGTGGCGGGTGAGGTGGATACGCTGCCGGCGGAGGGCCCCGTCGTGGTGGCCACCGGGCCGCTGACGTCCGACGCGCTAACGCGGGAGCTCGAGCGTCACGTGGGGCAGAAGCTCTATTTCTACGACTCCATCGCCCCCATCCTCTCGGGGGACTCCGTCGACATGTCGGTGGCCTTCCGGCAGAGCCGCTACGGCAAGGGGGGCGGGGACGACTACCTCAACCTGCCGATGAACCGCGACGAGTACTACCGCTTCATCGCCGAGGTGAAGGCAGGCCAAAAGGTTGTCCCGCATAGTTTCGAGGAACCCAAATACTTCGAAGGCTGTCTGCCCATCGAGGTCATGGCGGAGCGAGGCGACGACACCCTGGCCTACGGGCCGATGAAGCCCGTGGGGCTGAGAGATCCGCGCACGGGGAAGGAGCCCCATGCGGTGGTGCAGCTGCGCATGGAGGACCGGGCCGGCACGTCCTGGAACATGGTGGGCTTCCAGACGCGGCTGACGTGGGGCGAGCAGAAGCGCATCTTCACCACTTGCATCCCCGGCCTCCAGGGCGCGGAGTTCCTGCGCATGGGGCAGATTCACCGCAACACCTTCATCGACTCGCCCCGGCTCTTGTCGAGCGACCTGTCCCTGAAGTCCGAGCCCCGCCTGTACTTCGCGGGCCAGATTTCGGGTGTGGAGGGCTACGTGGAGAGCGCGGCGTGTGGCTATCTGGTGGCGCTGGCGCTGCATGCGAAGCTGAGTGGCACCGAGTGGGTGCCGCCGCCGGCGACGACGGCGCTGGGCGCGCTCTTCCGCCACGTGACGGGGGAGGCGCATCCGCCGGACTACCCTCATCAGCCGTCCAACATCATCTTCGGTCTCTTTCCGCCGCTGACGGGGCGGATGAAGAAGGCGGACAAGCGGGCGGCGTACTCGGCCCGTGGGAAGCAGGACCTGGCGGCGTGGCTGCCGCACGCGGGTGTCCCGGCATCGGGCGCCCCGGAGCACGAGGAGCAGGGGAACGCATGA